The genomic window GCTTTTAGAACTTAGTTTTTATTGTTTTCGATCAGGAAATTATACATCAGCGAATGATTTTCATTCTTCAAAAATCTTTGTTTGTATTTTTTCTGCACGTCGGCATTTTGTTTTACGCCATTTACAATTAAATCGTCTTTATTGAGTTTGTACGACAATTTATTGGTGCTGGTAATGATGCCGTCTTTCATCAATTGCTGATTGATTTGGTTGGTATAATCGTGGCCATCTCCGTTGGTTACGGTTTTCGAGGTAACCGTACGTTGTACGCCTGTTCTCGTACTTGTTTTTGGGTTATAAACAGGGGGTGTTGGAGGCGTAGGTGGAGCTGGTGGAGTGGTTGGAGCTGGCGGAACCGAAGGCAGCGGTGGAGCTGGCGGTACTGCATACGCAGCACGGGGTGCCCTTGGTGCTCTAGGTGGGCGCGGCGGACGTGGTGCTCTTGGTACACGCGGACCATCGCCACCTTTATTCTCCTGAAACCATTTAGCGTCTTCCTTTTCCCATTTATCAACCTCTTTTGTCCATTTGGCATCTTCCTTTGCCCATTTGGCGTCTTCCTTGGCTAATTTAGCATCTTCTTTTGCAAGTTTCTCATCTGCGATACGGCGTTTTTCATCGGCTATTCTTGCTTTAGCATCTTCATTCCGCATTCGCTCATCCGCTGCTGCCTTTCCAGCATCATCTTTTCTGGCTTGCCGGTCAGCAATTCTTGCCTTTACATCTTCATTCGTTTCGCTGCTTTTGCGTTTTTCGTTTAACTGTTTCAATTGACGATCCATTTTGGAATTGATTTCCTTTTCCAATTGATCGGCAGATTTCCCTTCAACAGGTTTAGATTTTTTCGCTGTATCCTGTAAAACCTGTATTGAAGTGGATATTTTTTTTCTGGTAACTGTTTTTGCATTGCCCACGCTCTTGAACGCAGCACTGCAAACCACAACCGATACCAGGGCGATGGTTAATATTGTCTTTTCCATTTTGTTTAAAGTTGAATTGGTATTGAATAACATCCTGCTTGCTCTATGCAGCAGGCTACCTTTCTTACCCGTTATCGCCATGGCATAAGCAGGTGCACACTGCTTAAACTCCTGACAGAATATGAGGGCCTGAACGTAGTTTTTGCGATCGCTTACACAGGTAATGGCCAAATCATCACAGCAATGTTCGCGTTCTGTTTTTATTAATTGTGATACCCAAAGTACCGCTGGGTTAAAGAAGAAAACGATTTCGATAAAACTTTGTAATAGGTTTACCAGATAATCTTTACGTTTAATGTGCGCCAGTTCGTGAGAAAGAATAGCCTCAACTTCTGCGTTTGACAGGCCGGTAAGCAAACCTAACGGAATTAAGATTAAGGGTTTAAAATGCCCCACAACCATTGGTACCTGCGCAATACCCGACTGCATGATTTTAACCGATTGACTTAAACCTAATTCTTCGGCCAGCATAGCTAACTTTTCATCCCACTTTTTACCTGCAGCATAGGTTTTATGATTACGCAAATGATATACACCATTTAAACCCACCATTAACTGAATGCATTTTCCGCATATAATTAAAAACCAGATCAGTACAATCTGATAAGCATATGCATTCCATAAAGAAAGAATTTTGTTCAGTCCCGAATACATATCATGCTGAACGTTTGCAATTACAGGTTGATCGGTAGCCCCAGTGGGGAGATTGATTACAACCTGATCAGCTATAGAACCTATAGGTTTTTGCAGTTCTTTGTAAAAGGTAAAGAATATGGCCACAACAAACAACGCCAAACATATGGTGAGGAGATTATAGCGCATTGCCGCGCTTGCTTTTCGGGTAGTAAACATAACCAAACCAGCAAGCAGGGCCAATATTACCCCAAGCCATAGCGAGTGGAACAAAGTAGCACCGAGGGCATGAAGCCAATTTTCGGGTAAAAGGTTAATTAACTTAAATTCCATCATTGTGGTTCTTTAGAATCTGTTATTATTAATTATTCCATGCTATCCAATAGCCGCTTTATCTCTTCTATTTCCTGTTTAGAGGTTTTCTCATTACCCAGAAGCTGCATCATTAACTGCGAAGCAGATCCTTTATATAAGGTATTTACAAAACGGTCTAACAACTGCACTTTGGTTTTCTCTTCAGCCTCAACAGGAATATAAATGTGTTTCATTTGGCTTTCATCACGTTTTAATATTCCCTTTTCGGTTAAGATCTGCATCTGCTTTAAAGTTGAGGTATAATTCACCTCCCGCTGTTCGTTCAATTTATCGTTTACAAACCGAACTGTAGATGGCCCGAATTCCCATAATACCTGAAGAATTTCTAATTCAGCTTTAGTGGGTTCAGGCAGATTATTTTCAGTTTGATTACTTTTCATATCATAAAGGTACGATGTTTTTCGTACGATACAAATATTATGTTTATTATTTTTTACAAAAACAACTAAAATACTGACTTAAAGCACTTTAAAGAAAACAAACAATTAGAGATATTAGTGAGGTTTTTCTTTCTAAAGAAAAACATGTTCATTATTTGGAGCGCAAGGCCTGTACAAAACAGTAAGATCCCTCCCGTTTTACGCTTTACGCTTCGCTGCCTCGTACCTCGTTGCTGCAGGGTAACGCTGCAACCGGGGCTAAGCAGTTAAGACAGTGTTTCATTTTTAGGGTTGCAGGTGCACAAACCCTGGTTTCTAAACCAGAGTGGAGCGGAATAGCCCGGAGCGCAGCGAGGACTATAAGCGAAAGCGGGACTGAGAACGTCCGAGAACCACAGACGGCTCATTTCCTAATTCCAAAAGCGACTAAATAGTTTTCTATTTCGGTCGGTGGGAAACCAACCGATAGCATAATAATTTAACCACAGATAGGAAGGATGCATACAGATATGAAAATCCGTGTTTATCTGTGCTCATCTGTGGCTAAAAAAGCTTAACTTAATAACATTGCGGTAACGCTGCAACCGGGGCTAAGCAGTTAAGACAGTGTTTCATTTTTAGGGTTGCAGGGTGCACAAACCCTGGTTTCTAAACCCGAGTGGAGCGGCAGCCTCCGATTTTTTTTCATCGGAGCTATAGCGAAAGCGGGACAGAGAACCTCCAAGAGCCACAGACCGCTCATTTCCCAATTCCAAAACCTACTAAATAGTTTTCTATTTCGGTCGGTGAGACACCAACCGATAGCATAATGTCACTATTATCCTTCGACAGGCTACCATTGACAGACCTCCCTAGAAAGGTCGTCATTGCGAGGCACGAAGCAATCTTAATGCGCACGCTAGTAGCGATCGTTGTAAGATTGCTTCGTCGGCTGAAAAAGCCTTCTCGCAATGACGATACTTGGAGGGGATTTAATCTCTTAAATTCTCCTTTCATTTATATTGATTTTTATACAATAAATTAACCCTCAGGATGACAACAGTTTATTACACTCTTTTATTCCTTAAGTTGTTTAATCACGGCAATAATATCTTCTTCTCCAAATTTTGCAGCCGCATCTCTGAAAGTATTTAGTGCTGTTTTAGCCAATGGTGATGAAATCCCTTCGGCTTTGGCCAGGTTCAGATCTTTTACAATATGTTTAAGTGCAAAGGCAGCTTTGTAATGATCAGCAATAATGGCATCACCTTTAATTTTGGTAAAAATATTACCAATGGCTGCATTATTGATCAATTCTAATAAGTCTTCTGTTTTAATTCCTTGTTCATTGGCAAACAAAATGGTTTCGGCCAAGCCCTGTGCATATAAGGCCAAAAGCGAATTGATGGCCAGTTTTGCGCTGTTGCCTGCGCCATTATTGCCAACAAGTTTGGCAAGTTTGCCCATTTTTTCCAGAATCGGTTTTACCTGATTAAAAGCAGTTTCTTCACCGCCAACCATGATAACCAGCTGACCGGTTTCTGCCTGCTTCACACTCCCTGAAACTGGCGCATCTAAATAAAAGTTCCCTTGTGTTTTACAATGTTTGGACATTTCTTTTGAAATTGAAGGGGAAACCGTGCTCATATTAACAATGATCTTGCCGGAAGCTCCTCCACTAAAAAGACCTTCTTCTCCCTTAAAAATCTGCTCTATTGCGGCATCATCAGAAACCATAACAATTATCACATCGGTAGCTGCAATCAGCGCTTTGGGTGTTTCGGCTATTGATGCGCCCATTTCTTTCAGCGAAGCTTCTTTGTTCTTGCTTCTATTATAGACAGTAACCGCATAATCTGCTTTTATCAATTGCTCTGCCATTGGGATCCCCATATTCCCTAACCCGACCCAACCTATTTGTGTTATATTCATTTTGTTATTTTTATATAAACAAATGTGGCAAAGAAAAAGCTAAAATTCTTAAACGCCAGGTAAAAATGATACGATGAAGTAATTATTTGCTGAGCCACTTTAAAACTAATATTTTTAGTAAATTAGCGCCGCATTGAAATAATTTCTCCCTTTGTAATTACCAAACCATATGGCCAGCCCGCTTAAAGATTTATATTCTCCAGCCTTTTACGATAGATTAGCCCATGCATTAACGGTTACCGTTCCGGGTTTCGATAAAGAAAAATTTATTAAAAAGGTTTTCACTGCTGACTTCGAATCAAAAGAATTAAAAGAGCGGATGAAACATACCTCGAAGGTATTACATGATTTTTTACCCGAAGATTACCCTCAAACAATAGCGTTGATTAAAAAAACTATCGCACAGTTAAGGCTTCAGGGTATTGGAGAAGATAGCCTGGCCTATATGTTTTTACCTGATTATATCGAAACCTATGGCATTAATAATTTCGAAGGTTCGGTTGAGGCACTCGAATTTGTTACGCAGTTTGTAAGCTGCGAATTTGCTGTTCGTCCTTTCATTTTAAAATACGGAAATGAGATGATTTTAAAAATGCAAAAATGGTCGCTGCACGAAAGCCATAAAGTAAGAAGGCTCGCCAGTGAAGGCAGCAGACCGCGCCTACCCTGGGCCATGGGTATCCCCTTTCTGAAAAAAGAGCCGACATCCATTTTACCCATACTGGAAAACCTTAAAAAAGATCCATCAGAATATGTAAGGCGGAGCGTTGCCAACAACTTAAACGATATTGCAAAAGATCATCCCCAGGTTGTTTTAAATGTGGCTAAAAACTGGTCGGGTTTGGGTGCCGAAACAGATGCCATTATTAAACATGGCAGCCGTACATTACTTAAACAAGGCCATGCCGATATCCTTAAACATTATGGCTTAGATGATGCAGGAATTTTATTAAAAGATTTCAAAATCTTAACGCCTCAGGTCAAAATTGGCGAAAATCTGGAGTTTTCGTTTTCTATTCTGAACGAAAATCCGACTGAACAAAAAGTGAGGTTGGAATACGCCATTTACTATAAAAAACAAAACGGCAAGAACACCAAAAAAGTGTATAAAATTTCGGAGCGGATTTACCCTGCAGGTGTAGCAATAAACATTATCCGCAAGCAAAAATTCGTATTGATTACTACACGTAAATTTCATCTGGGCGATCACCAGGTTTCGATGATCATTAACGGTGCCGAGAAGGAAATTTCACACTTCGAATTAAAGGCCTAGTTCGGATTTTACTTCATCAAGCAAAGCGACCTGCTTTTCATTGATGTATTTAACAGCATCAGAATAGGCAAACCATGCTGCTTTATCTATTTCAGCAAAACTTTGCCTTTTACCCGATCGCGGCGGCCATTCTATTTCGAAGGTATTACTAACAATTGTTGAAGGATCAAGATCTCCTTCCACAGCCCAGCACAATACTTTTTTACCTCCCTTTTGCACAACGGGAGTTAATTCAATGAAATCGCCGGTTAAGCTTTGACCTGTTTCCTCTTTAAATTCGCGGACTGCAGCTGTTAAAGCTTCTTCACCTTCATTTAGTTCCCCTTTGGGCACTGTCCAAAAGCCAATATCTTTTTTAGCAAAGAACGGCCCGCCCGGATGAACCAGAAAAAAATCTACCTGCTTATTCTTTTTTTTGAAGAGCAATATTCCGGCACTTTGTTTCATAAGGGTAAGGTAAGGATTTGGAATTAAAAACGGAGAATAAACTTTCCTTCAAATCTTCTATAAGATCCTGAAACAAGTTCAGGATGACGATAGTCTAGCGAAAACAAAGTGATTTTTTAAACTCTTTTCATTTCTCATCCCCCTGCCCCCTTCAAAGGGGGACAACAACACTCAAGAAAATAAGCTTTTTAATAAAAAAGCAGTTAAGCTTTTACACTTAACCGCTTTTATATAATCTGGTATGATGAGATTTTATCAGAGGCGCTCTTACAACAACCCGTACAACCCGTGAGCGTAATTCCTTAATGAAGATGATACCGTCTTCATCTTATCGGGAGATGGGCCTTTCACTTTATAAGCTTCTGGATGAAGTTCTAAAGGTTGTTCGTTAATTTGTTCTAATGTGTTTCTGTTGCTTAATGTAGCATGTTGTTCTTCGCTTAATTTTAAAGGTGCCATGATCTTGAAATTTATACTAGAACAACAGGATTATCTGGAATAAGTTTGCAGTTTTTTGTAAATTTTTAAAATTATTGTCCAAGACTCGAAATCCAGTTTTCGGTATCCGAAATTTTAATCGGCAGGCCCGAAGCAACGATTTCAGCACGCCTCCTGCATTGATATCCTCTTGCGTGATATAGTTCTTTTTAAAAGGCTTTCCGTTAAGAAAAACAGCCTTGATATATTTTTACAAGCCACTAGAAATTACGGCACAGTCATTTTCAAAAAAAGGCATAAAAAAACCGTCCAAATCTAAAATCAGGACGGCTGTGAAATAATTTTATCTGATTATTTAATAGTAACCGGAACAGAAATTTTATCCCATTCTAAAGCGAACCCGCTTTTGGTAATTTTATAAACCAAACGCTCTTGTGTAGCTTTTAAGGCTTTGGTTTTAACATCAACACGTAAAGCATCTTTAGCTTCTTCGTATTTGTAAGCACCCCATTGTTTTGGTTCTTTGTTAAAAATAGCTGTCCAGGTTCCGCTTTCTTTAGGGATTAAAAAGAAACTGTATTTTCCTGCTGCCAAAGGTTTACCTTCAACTACGATATCTTTATCCGTTTCGAAAGTAGTAGCCTCGTTTGCACCTGCACGCCATACTTTATCAAAGGCTTCTAAACCGCCCCAGATTTTACGTCCTTTTACAGCAGGGCTGCTGTAGGTGATGGTAATGGTTGCACCTTTAACTTTTCCCGTTGCTGTAGCCGCTGGACTTGGCTTAGGCTGAGCATCTTGTGCCATTGCACTTACAGAAATGGTAATTGCTGTAAATAGCAATGCGATTGATTTAATCATCGTTTTCATAGTATTATATTTATCTGTTTTTGTTGTTTTTGATTTTACGAATTTATGGCTTTAGGTTGATAAAACTATAATCCCAGTGTCTAAAAAATTGTGCAAAACTTTACTGTTTTTGAATCTATTTCTCAGCTTTAGACCAAACCGCTTTATTTTCTTCTTCCAACAAATCTGATTACCGAGCCCAGGCCGTTGTGAAACAACCCCTCATTCAGTTCAATTTCTTTTTCTTCCAGCACCAGAATCTCATAATTTTCGAAATCGGCTCTTATTTCCTCGATCGAAAATAGCATATCTATTTCTTTTGGTCCGCCAACTTTTTCGTTTTTGGCAAGATAATCAAGGTGTTTCTTGCTAAAAGCTTCGAAAATAAGCAAACCGCCCTTGCATAAATAGTTACTTAATGTTTTGTGGTAAGTTGATTTAATTGCCGATGGAAAGTGTGCATAAATTAAGGCAATGGCATCAAACTGTTCAGCTTTATAGTCTAGTTCCTGGAGTTCTCCCACCTGGTAATCAATACTAACATTATTGTTTTCTGCGAGTTGAAGTGCTTTATTCTTTCCTTCAATACTGATATCAAAGGCCGAAACCTTCCAGCCGAGTTTAGCGGCAAAAACAGCATTTCGGCCTTCCCCTTCTGCCGGAAAAAGTATGGTTCCGGTCTCGAGCTGCATCAACTGCGCTTTTAAATAGTTATTTGGTTGTTCGCCATAAGCAAATTCATTGGTACTGTATCGGTCATTCCACCTATCTACCCAAGCGTCTTTCATATTTAGCGTTATCTATTTTGTCGAAAATAAAGGTATCAAATTTTAGGCTTGCGCTCGGGCAGCAAATATCTGCTGCACGTAAAATTAGGTTTATTTGTCGACTACCGTTTTTGGATTAGAAAACAAGAGACCAATTACCGAGAACATAATTACTGCTGCTGCGCCGATTACATTGAGCCAAAGGAATGAAACAATATCGAATTCATATACAGCAACAACGGCAATTTCGGATAAGATGGCAGCAATAAATACAATGGGTCCGTTTATCTTTTTAAAATAAAATGCCACTAAAAAAATGCCAAGAATTGGTCCATAAAAAAGTGAACCCAGTACATTAACGGCTTCTATTAACGAACCCATCTGTGTAGCAAACATGGCAACAGCTATTGAAAAAATGCCCCATGCCAAAGTGTGCAAACGGCTATATTTCAGTTCAGTCTCATCATCTACTTCTTTTTTACCAAAAATAAGGTGTACATCTTTTAGCGAACAGGCAGCCAGCGAATTTAATGCAGCTGAAATAGACCCCCAGCTGGCCAAAAAGATAACGGCGAAAAGCAGGCCGATCATCCCGACAGGAAGGGTATTCTTTACAAAGTATAAAAAGATATAATTGGTATCGGTTTTCTCCGCATTGTAATTCGACTTGTTGATTGCCTCTTCTACCCTGCCATGCAGTTCTTTTACCTGCTTTTGGGTCGATTTAAAATTCGCTATCGAAGCATTTAAAGATGGTAATTGCTTTTCCTTTTCTATCAGGATATTTTTTGATTGCCGGTTAAATTTCTGTGCTAAAGCATTATGTTCTTTCTCGAAAGCAGCCGCCTGCTGTGGCTGTGTTTCCTTTAAATACTGATAGGAGCGTTCATTGAAATAAATTGGTGCCGGCTTCAATGAGAAGAAAGCAAACAATAATGCGCCGATTAACAGGATAGCGAACTGCATCGGGATTTTAACCAGCCCATTCAACAGTAATCCCATTTTAGCATTGGTATTGTCTTTCGCGGTAATGTATCTTCCCACCTGGCTCTGATCAGTACCGAAGTAAGAAAGCGCGAGGAAAAAGCCTCCGATTAAACCACTCCAGATATTATATTTATCCTTCCAATCGAATTCGGTGGTAATTACATTTAATTTACCCGATTTCCCGGCCAGGTAAAGTGCATCTTTAAATCCGATTCCATTAGGCATATTCTGCACCAGAAGGTACCCAGCAAAAGCCATTGTTCCCAAAATGATCAAAAACTGCAGTTTCTGCGTGTGTGCAATTGCTTTTGCACCACCAACATAGGTATAAATCAATAGAATCCCTCCGGTAAGGATATTGGTTAAATAAATGTTCCAGTTTAAAACACTAGAGAGGATAATACTTGGTGCATAAATGCTGATTCCTGTCGATAATCCCCGTGAAAACAAAAACAGCAACGACGTTAAAACCCTTGTTTTTTTATCGAAACGGTTTTCCAAATATTCATAGGCCGTATATACATTCAACCTTTGAAAAATCGGGATGAAAGTAATGCAAATAACAATCATTGCCAGTGGCAGACCAAAATAGTACTGCACGAAGCGCATGCCATCGGTATAAGCCTGCCCTGGTGCTGATAAAAAAGTAATGGCACTGGCCTGCGTAGCCATAATACCCAATAGCACAATGTACCAGGGCATTTTATTATCGGCCTTTAAATAGGAAGCATTGCTTTTTTGCCCACGACCAATAAAAACACCATAGGTTACCACAGCAAGCAAGGTAAATATCAGTACCGCCCAATCGATATTACTCATGCCCAGAATTTAGTAAACAGGTAATAAAATACAATCTGAAATACCAGCGCCAAAGCGAGTAAAATATACCAGGTATTCCAGTTTTTGAATTGATTTTTCATCACTTCCCGGCTGATAAAAAGTTAAAGAACAATCTGGCTGCACCAACATTTCCGGCAGGCAATTGCCTGAAAAAAGCTAAAGGCGTATAAATAAAATTTCCTTTACCATATTTTGCATACAGGGTCGATCCTTGAAGCGGCTCTTCATCAGTATCGTGCATCTCGAAAAGCGGTTCGTACTTAGCATCCCATTTATCAGGGAAATAAGCACCGCGCTCCTGCACCCAGCCTTTAAAATCGTCAGCAGTAATTTTATTTGGGTAGTTTAACAGTTTATGTTCGGGTTTCAAAAATTTAACTTCTGCATTTTCTTCGGTCACCCTTTTACCACTGATGCTAAACGGATAAACACCAAAATCCTGTAGCGCCATATCTTGTGTAGTATTGTACTGCATTACAATGGTTCCACCGTTTTCTACATAACCGCGTAAAGCAGTTTGCCAGTTTTTAATTCTTTTTTCGGTATTGATTACCCTTACTCCTGTTACCACGGCATCGTAACTGGCCAGTTTTGCTGAATTCAGGATATCTGCTTCTGTTAATACATCAACCTGCAAACCTGCCTGTCTTAAAAACTCAGGGATCAGATCTCCTGCCCCTTCAATATACCCAACTTTTTTCGCCAGCACCTTTACGTCTCCTTTAATCAACCAGGTTGTGGCCGGAACAAAATACTGTAGTGTTGGCAAATGCGGGTACTGAATTAATACCTGGCCTTTTGAATATTCATTCGCTTCTGATGAGAAAACAGCTTCTAATTTATTCTGGCTGGTTTTAATTTTTGCTAAATCTTCAACCGGGAGCAGAAAATTCATCGTATTGATGGTATTCTCTGCCAGGTTAATCCCTTGAAAGGTTTTCACCACCTGGTTGCCGATTTTGAAACTCACCTTACCATAATTAATATTCTTATTGGCTCTTAAGCGAAGGCTAACATTTAAAGCTTCTTTTTCTTTAGCGAAATAAACCGGCTCGCTAAAACTTAAATCGAGCGCAGGGATGATCCTGAGGGCTTCTACAACATCACCTTTAACAGGATCTAATTTTTTATAAGATAAAGGCAATCTGATTTCAAATTTTTCCGATTCTATTTTCAGTGACAACAGCACATTAACAGGCGATTGCATTTCCGGAAGCCCGATTAAAGTGTCATTAGCTACGCTGAATGTTGCCGCATCTTTTGCAGGCCTGGCTAACCAGTAAGGTTCTGTAGGTGCCGCATCTGCCGGAATCTGAATCTTGCGTTCAATGGTAATCAACGAGTCGTTAGCAAGTTTTCTATTTAAATTATCTGTCTGGTTTAACCAGTTCACACTTTCAATGGTAACAGGGGTAGCAGACCTTGAAATTAAGTTTAAACGGAAATTATAACTATTGCCGGCAATTGCTTCGGGTTGATTGGTTACCACCTCGCCCATAAAACCTACACTGCTTAAAATGATGTTATCGATA from Flavobacterium sp. W4I14 includes these protein-coding regions:
- a CDS encoding bla regulator protein BlaR1 (product_source=KO:K02172; cath_funfam=3.30.2010.10; cog=COG4219; ko=KO:K02172; pfam=PF05569; transmembrane_helix_parts=Outside_1_19,TMhelix_20_42,Inside_43_48,TMhelix_49_71,Outside_72_123,TMhelix_124_146,Inside_147_229,TMhelix_230_252,Outside_253_645); amino-acid sequence: MMEFKLINLLPENWLHALGATLFHSLWLGVILALLAGLVMFTTRKASAAMRYNLLTICLALFVVAIFFTFYKELQKPIGSIADQVVINLPTGATDQPVIANVQHDMYSGLNKILSLWNAYAYQIVLIWFLIICGKCIQLMVGLNGVYHLRNHKTYAAGKKWDEKLAMLAEELGLSQSVKIMQSGIAQVPMVVGHFKPLILIPLGLLTGLSNAEVEAILSHELAHIKRKDYLVNLLQSFIEIVFFFNPAVLWVSQLIKTEREHCCDDLAITCVSDRKNYVQALIFCQEFKQCAPAYAMAITGKKGSLLHRASRMLFNTNSTLNKMEKTILTIALVSVVVCSAAFKSVGNAKTVTRKKISTSIQVLQDTAKKSKPVEGKSADQLEKEINSKMDRQLKQLNEKRKSSETNEDVKARIADRQARKDDAGKAAADERMRNEDAKARIADEKRRIADEKLAKEDAKLAKEDAKWAKEDAKWTKEVDKWEKEDAKWFQENKGGDGPRVPRAPRPPRPPRAPRAPRAAYAVPPAPPLPSVPPAPTTPPAPPTPPTPPVYNPKTSTRTGVQRTVTSKTVTNGDGHDYTNQINQQLMKDGIITSTNKLSYKLNKDDLIVNGVKQNADVQKKYKQRFLKNENHSLMYNFLIENNKN
- a CDS encoding BlaI family penicillinase repressor (product_source=KO:K02171; cath_funfam=1.10.10.10,1.10.4040.10; cog=COG3682; ko=KO:K02171; pfam=PF03965; superfamily=46785), with the protein product MKSNQTENNLPEPTKAELEILQVLWEFGPSTVRFVNDKLNEQREVNYTSTLKQMQILTEKGILKRDESQMKHIYIPVEAEEKTKVQLLDRFVNTLYKGSASQLMMQLLGNEKTSKQEIEEIKRLLDSME
- a CDS encoding hypothetical protein (product_source=Hypo-rule applied; superfamily=53686), yielding MKGEFKRLNPLQVSSLREGFFSRRSNLTTIATSVRIKIASCLAMTTFLGRSVNGSLSKDNSDIMLSVGVSPTEIENYLVGFGIGK
- a CDS encoding 3-hydroxyisobutyrate dehydrogenase (product_source=KO:K00020; cath_funfam=1.10.1040.10,3.40.50.720; cog=COG2084; ko=KO:K00020; pfam=PF03446,PF14833; superfamily=48179,51735) yields the protein MNITQIGWVGLGNMGIPMAEQLIKADYAVTVYNRSKNKEASLKEMGASIAETPKALIAATDVIIVMVSDDAAIEQIFKGEEGLFSGGASGKIIVNMSTVSPSISKEMSKHCKTQGNFYLDAPVSGSVKQAETGQLVIMVGGEETAFNQVKPILEKMGKLAKLVGNNGAGNSAKLAINSLLALYAQGLAETILFANEQGIKTEDLLELINNAAIGNIFTKIKGDAIIADHYKAAFALKHIVKDLNLAKAEGISSPLAKTALNTFRDAAAKFGEEDIIAVIKQLKE
- a CDS encoding 3-methyladenine DNA glycosylase AlkC (product_source=COG4335; cath_funfam=1.25.40.290; cog=COG4335; superfamily=48371), which produces MASPLKDLYSPAFYDRLAHALTVTVPGFDKEKFIKKVFTADFESKELKERMKHTSKVLHDFLPEDYPQTIALIKKTIAQLRLQGIGEDSLAYMFLPDYIETYGINNFEGSVEALEFVTQFVSCEFAVRPFILKYGNEMILKMQKWSLHESHKVRRLASEGSRPRLPWAMGIPFLKKEPTSILPILENLKKDPSEYVRRSVANNLNDIAKDHPQVVLNVAKNWSGLGAETDAIIKHGSRTLLKQGHADILKHYGLDDAGILLKDFKILTPQVKIGENLEFSFSILNENPTEQKVRLEYAIYYKKQNGKNTKKVYKISERIYPAGVAINIIRKQKFVLITTRKFHLGDHQVSMIINGAEKEISHFELKA
- a CDS encoding putative NUDIX family NTP pyrophosphohydrolase (product_source=COG4119; cath_funfam=3.90.79.10; cog=COG4119; pfam=PF00293; superfamily=55811), producing the protein MKQSAGILLFKKKNKQVDFFLVHPGGPFFAKKDIGFWTVPKGELNEGEEALTAAVREFKEETGQSLTGDFIELTPVVQKGGKKVLCWAVEGDLDPSTIVSNTFEIEWPPRSGKRQSFAEIDKAAWFAYSDAVKYINEKQVALLDEVKSELGL
- a CDS encoding hypothetical protein (product_source=Hypo-rule applied), with product MAPLKLSEEQHATLSNRNTLEQINEQPLELHPEAYKVKGPSPDKMKTVSSSLRNYAHGLYGLL
- a CDS encoding hypothetical protein (product_source=Hypo-rule applied; cleavage_site_network=SignalP-noTM; pfam=PF11138) produces the protein MKTMIKSIALLFTAITISVSAMAQDAQPKPSPAATATGKVKGATITITYSSPAVKGRKIWGGLEAFDKVWRAGANEATTFETDKDIVVEGKPLAAGKYSFFLIPKESGTWTAIFNKEPKQWGAYKYEEAKDALRVDVKTKALKATQERLVYKITKSGFALEWDKISVPVTIK
- a CDS encoding SAM-dependent methyltransferase (product_source=COG0500; cath_funfam=3.40.50.150; cog=COG0500; pfam=PF13649; superfamily=53335), producing the protein MKDAWVDRWNDRYSTNEFAYGEQPNNYLKAQLMQLETGTILFPAEGEGRNAVFAAKLGWKVSAFDISIEGKNKALQLAENNNVSIDYQVGELQELDYKAEQFDAIALIYAHFPSAIKSTYHKTLSNYLCKGGLLIFEAFSKKHLDYLAKNEKVGGPKEIDMLFSIEEIRADFENYEILVLEEKEIELNEGLFHNGLGSVIRFVGRRK